Genomic segment of Arachis hypogaea cultivar Tifrunner chromosome 11, arahy.Tifrunner.gnm2.J5K5, whole genome shotgun sequence:
ACTTCAGTCTTGGATATTTTGGCGGTTTCCTGGTTTTCGCCCTGGTGGGTATGATGCGTTTAGCTGGCCCCTTGCCTCGAGGTACCACTATTGTAGTCTACTATTCatctttatgttatttattttcagTTTCGCATGCAATTTCATGCCTTATAGAATCATTCATGAATGCACTACCATGTTTAAATTCCTAtgcaggtggtcaggttacaATCCTGGGGTTAGCGAAAAGGGGCCTCGGGTGCAGATGGCTCGACTGAGGATCGACATGTTACAGGCTAGGGATGTAAGTACGCTGAGCACCTATGTGTAGTTAGTGGTTTTATGAGTTTATATGGTCTAACGATTAAATCAAATGGATTTGATTTGCTTTTTTCAGTTTATATGGATGCCCTATAGCACTCCCGACGTTCTTCAGGTTGTCCATTCGAAGGTCTTGGAGCCTCGTCATACGATGTTATGGCGGTGTGTGACGTCCCTGATATATTTTGCAGTGGTTGAGTGGCATCAGGTTGACAGAGTGTTACCTCAGTTCGGTGGCGTACAGTCTCCCCCGCAtcccgccctgaacatcgacttctTGATGTCGAAGGACGGGAGAGGAGGTGATCGTTGGTTCCCTTCCCATTTACAGCGTTGGCATCTTCACTGGGAGTCACGTGTGGATCACGTTTTACAGTTCGACATTGTTGCTGACTCGGGACCGTCACATGAGTTCTTGGACTGGTGGCATCAGCACGAAAAGAGATTCTTGTCACCTAAGATGTATTTGGGGGATCCGAGAGGTATTCCCATTCCGGTTGAGGCGACGCAGAGGGGTGCTGGCCGAGTACCTGATATGGACCGAGTTGACGACGTTCCAGACAGGCGTCGGGTTGAGAGGAGAGCTCGAGCTGGGACACGGCGTAGCCAGCGTGAGTGGAGGTAGCTCGACCAGGCTATGGAGGAGGGTGATGAGGCCGGTAGGGGTGGTGGTCGACGACGAGGGCGTGGAGGTAGGAGGAGGGGGTGCTCCTAGGCAGGATCAGCCTGATCGTGGTGAGGATGCCGCTGGAGGAGGTGGGATAGAAAGAAGGACcacgactcagcattctcaccctcgacTAGTGCAAATGCCACagggagtatgttggagttcccgtcctgtgcaatggCCACAAGtaacgttcccccatacttgccataTAGATGGATGCCGTCGATACTCACCaacggcttgcaatgacggaatgcctctACACAAGGTGGGAACGTCCAGAACAGCCTATGAAAATAAGCCTGAAACTCATCCAGCTGTCCCCCGACTCAAACAGGGCTAGTCCTAAGGACTGCAACAGTACCAGGCATGGTCAACTGGACTCCTAACACCCACCTAGGGAGCTCattgtatgactcatcccagtcaccatagatgacggcaacagccttctgcttcgccatccagaccCTCCTATACGTCAGCCTGAACCCAAAGTGTGCGGCCGTGGCATTTTGGAGCACCTTGATGttgacggatgcatcagccctaaccattggcataatgaatgtcgctatcacatgataatccaaactcctaTGGTCGCTGGAGATAGAGGTGGCGAGACACGTATGCGGTCTGTTGTACCGTTTTACTTCCCAGATGCCCTTGCGCTGCCGGAGACTCAActgaatcaaccatgtgcacccattcccaaactcagaacactttcctacataccggcgatagtcagactcaaccaccttgtactgtacccctcagaggatgctgtaagtcttcacactcaacaggcctcatctttatcctgaaattattgaccaacctggaactctgtcataCCAACAgtcccttccgcatctctagcgccaaatccagCAGGCTGCCCTGGAAGCCCatcctgcctcatggcatccaggtCCAATGATGAAAAATGGGGTGGGTACTGCTGTTTGCCAGAGCTAGATCCACCTGCAGCCCCTCTCGGGTCACTCACTCCGAGATCATCGCCACTGTCATcagcaatcatatccggctcAACATCATCGTCATCTGGATCATCAAACAATCCGTCTCCAACACCAGCCGATGTAGCACACTGTACTGAGGTTGGAAGATGTTCCCCTGTACCAACCTCCTCGCCAACATTGCCGCtgagatcaacagcgaacgaAGGGGATGCGACAGGCTGGATCGGTGGCTCGTACGCAGGGA
This window contains:
- the LOC140176039 gene encoding serine/threonine-protein phosphatase 7 long form homolog, whose amino-acid sequence is MPFGECTITLQDVSYQLGLLVDGHYETFGECPDGVDEETVRRFARAYIMMLLGTQLFADKHVVKLAGPLQLLQSWIFWRFPGFRPGGYDAFSWPLASRWSGYNPGVSEKGPRVQMARLRIDMLQARDFIWMPYSTPDVLQVVHSKVLEPRHTMLWRCVTSLIYFAVVEWHQVDRVLPQFGGVQSPPHPALNIDFLMSKDGRGGDRWFPSHLQRWHLHWESRVDHVLQFDIVADSGPSHEFLDWWHQHEKRFLSPKMYLGDPRGIPIPVEATQRGAGRVPDMDRVDDVPDRRRVERRARAGTRRSQREWR